In one Ictalurus punctatus breed USDA103 chromosome 19, Coco_2.0, whole genome shotgun sequence genomic region, the following are encoded:
- the LOC124626104 gene encoding antigen WC1.1-like produces the protein MRLLIPVKQAGTAGQNLRLTDGPHRCSGRVEVLHGDSWSTVCDADFDQQDAEVVCRELGCGIPVELLGSTAFGRGEGQVWTEELQCRGNESEIYFCPTSSPLKHSNCSHYNDVGLICSGHTGARLVNGPDSCSGRVELQYLSDWGTVCAVGWDMRAADVLCAQLGCGSAVAVVEVNWFGQGSGHIWADVFDCQGKETHLSQCNISSWSRAACPHKHDAGVICNGSSVAFHEGRVRLSGGSECQGEVEIYFRQNWRTVLLDSWSLSEASVLCRQLGCGSVLNYRSSPSTTEHKHMCVTGFSCSGSEAHLGNCSSAQPVNCSSGEQLYITCSVPSSIRLVGSGGDCAGRLEVFHSGSWGTVCDDSWDIEDAQVVCRQLQCGVALSTHIPAWFGPGTGSIWLNEVECEGNETSLWNCRFQLCEEGECGHQEDVGVVCSEFKEIRLTEGCEGNLEVFYNGTWGNVCHNQMDEETVNMVCRELNCGRRGSLSNTEARVKSAPNWLDYLKCRKHDSNLWQCPSSPWRQNRCDNGDEVARITCTDDGKSLRTQEKCSSFPSQKHCSKHWSLRLSGGEGSCSGRLEVYHNATWGSVCDDQWNIRNAQVVCRQLGCGSALSADRNVSSGPGEGTIWLNRVKCRGDEIHLWDCHHSLKNHTDCSPAGVTCADVSTTTPTTTTTTTTSVRAPPNPPAPKAPPTPPLVLFVLGTLLFLALVLLLVLFYQNRVLRRVVSKRRRKNQPEAVYEEINHRYITRRRTSSTQRGSLLSEEQHSGYEHVDDELLSGKKRPECEFV, from the exons ATGAGGCTCTTAATTCCTGTGAAGCAAGCGGGCACCGCAG gTCAGAATTTGAGACTCACTGATGGTCCTCACCGGTGCTCTGGGAGAGTGGAGGTGCTTCATGGAGATTCCTggtccacagtgtgtgatgcTGACTTTGACCAGCAGGATGCAGAGGTTGTGTGTCGAGAGCTGGGCTGTGGGATTCCTGTGGAGTTGCTGGGATCAACTGCTTTTGGCCGAGGGGAGGGTCAGGTGTGGACAGAGGAGCTTCAGTGTAGAGGAAATGAATCTGAGATTTACTTCTGTCCAACATCATCTccactcaaacactcaaactGCTCCCATTACAACGATGTGGGATTAATATGTTCTG GTCACACAGGGGCGCGGCTGGTGAACGGACCGGACTCCTGTTCTGGTCGAGTGGAGCTCCAGTACCTCAGTGACTGGGGCACAGTTTGTGCTGTAGGCTGGGATATGAGAGCTGCAGATGTTCTCTGTGCACAGCTGGGTTGTGGGAGTGCTGTGGCTGTGGTGGAGGTCAACTGGTTTGGGCAGGGGAGTGGCCACATCTGGGCTGATGTGTTTGATTGTCAGGGGAAGGAGACACACCTATCACAATGTAACATCTCATCATGGAGTCGAGCTGCATGCCCTCATAAACACGATGCTGGAGTCATCTGTAATG GATCATCCGTGGCGTTTCATGAGGGGCGAGTGCGGTTGTCTGGAGGGAGCGAGTGTCAGGGGGAGGTGGAGATTTATTTTAGGCAGAACTGGAGGACAGTTCTCCTGGACTCGTGGAGTCTGTCTGAGGCGTCTGTGCTTTGCAGACAGCTGGGCTGTGGCTCCGTGCTGAACTACCGCTCCTCTCCATCCACcactgaacacaaacacatgtgtGTAACGGGTTTCAGCTGCTCTGGGAGTGAAGCTCATCTGGGGAACTGCAGCAGTGCACAACCTGTCAACTGCAGCTCCGGGGAACAGCTGTACATCACCTGCTCAG TCCCCAGCTCCATCAGGCTGGTTGGTTCTGGGGGAGACTGTGCAGGAAGGCTGGAGGTTTTCCACAGCGGCTCGTGGGGGACAGTGTGTGATGACTCGTGGGATATTGAGGATGCGCAGGTGGTGTGCAGACAGCTGCAGTGTGGAGTGGCCCTCAGTACACACATACCAGCCTGGTTTGGTCCTGGAACTGGGTCCATATGGCTGAATGAGGTGGAGTGTGAGGGGAACGAGACGTCCCTGTGGAACTGCAGATTTCAGCTGTGTGAAGAGGGTGAATGTGGACACCAGGAGGACGTAGGAGTCGTGTGCTCAG AGTTTAAAGAGATCCGACTCACGGAGGGCTGTGAGGGGAATCTGGAAGTGTTCTACAATGGAACCTGGGGTAATGTGTGTCACAATCAGATGGATGAGGAGACAGTAAACATGGTGTGTCGAGAGCTGAACTGTGGAAGACGTGGCAGTCTGTCAAACACTGAAGCACGAGTAAAATCTGCTCCTAACTGGCTGGATTATCTGAAGTGTAGGAAACACGACTCTAATCTGTGGCAGTGTCCATCTTCACCCTGGAGACAGAACAGATGTGATAATGGTGATGAGGTGGCTCGTATTACCTGCACAG atgATGGAAAGTCTCTACGTACACAAGAAAAGTGCTCTTCATTTCCCTCTCAGAAACACTGCTCAA agcaCTGGTCTCTCAGGCTGAGTGGAGGAGAGGGAAGCTGCTCtgggaggttggaggtgtaTCATAACGCTACGTGGGGCTCCGTTTGTGATGATCAGTGGAACATCAGGAACGCTCAGGTGGTGTGCAGACAGCTGGGCTGTGGGTCGGCGCTGAGTGCTGATAGGAATGTTAGTTCTGGTCCTGGTGAAGGGACTATCTGGCTGAACAGAGTGAAGTGTCGAGGGGATGAGATTCACCTGTGGGACTGTCATCATTCCCTGAAGAACCACACTGACTGCTCTCCTGCTGGAGTCACCTGTGCAG ACGTGTCCACTACTacacccaccaccaccaccaccaccaccacatcaG TAAGAGCTCCTCCAAATCCTCCAGCACCTAAAGCTCCACCCACCCCTCCACTGGTTCTCTTTGTGTTGGGAACGCTGCTCTTCCTGGCCTTAGTGCTTCTGCTGGTCCTGTTTTACCAGAACAGAGTGCTCAGGAGAG TTGTCTCTAAGAGGAGGCGTAAGAATCAGCCTGAGGCAGTCTATGAGGAGATCAACCACAGATACATCACTAGAAGAAGGACGAGCTCCACTCAAAGAG GAAGTCTCCTCTCTGAAGAACAGCATTCTGGGTATGAGCATGTGGATGATGAGCTTCTCTCAGGTAAAAAAAGGCCAGAGTGTGAGTTTGTCTAA